The genomic interval TGCACTTGTACTCGGACACCCATATACTGATGGAACATATAGTATGACGAGTAATATTGAACTTATATATTGATGAACTTGTGTCATAGTTATGACTtgctgaacttatgtcgaacTTGCGATGAACTTGGGATAGTGCTCGAGCGATGAACTTATGTCGACCTTCCTGTTGACCTATTTGTTAAACCGACACGACGACATAAGAGAAGTGCCTAAACCTTCCTTTTGCTGCCGCTTTGAGCACCGTGCCATGGCTGCTGGCGCGTCAGCCTTGCTGCGCCATGGACGGTGGCGCGATAATCCCATGCTAGGCACTGGCCAGACTCCCTTCTAAGCGCATCAGCAGCAGcattaaaataccattttttgtggcgaaacttttatgagataacacaatgtccgttacaaaaattaaacagtgtttgttacatgggtacaatacataaatAATTCAAATGAAACACAATGCAGCACCGAGAAAGTTCTACTACGATACAAATACCAAATCTAAAACATTGAACTATCACACATGTACCAATCatcagtctgaaacatactgagtaagcaactcatcatccgagtaccagtcctctaccacaaccttattgctgtggctaggctcaactgcattgctctgacctgtctgtcgcctgtagtaagcggcctccgcttcatctgcggcctctacggcctgagtgaagaacgcgtcgtcatcttcctctgcctgcaagcccgcctctgctagagcgatgagcttgcttagtctaccagtgtcgtcatCAGCCTCCTCCATCCGCAAGCCCGCCTCGGCTAGAACGATGAGCACGCTCAATCTgttagtgtcgtcctcagcctcctccgcctgcaagcccgcctccgctagagtgatgagctcactagtctgccagtgtcgtcatcTACCTCCTCGGCCTGCAAGCTCGCCTAAGCaagagcgatgagatcgctcaacctggcagtgtcatcctcatcctcgccctcctcatcagacaacataatcggtgattgaacggtccGATCAGCTCgtgttctgtgctcatctaacttcttttcctcataccttgcacgagccacctctacggcatggtcctcgctgcatccaatctcttcatgtataaaatacaatcagttagcaacgtgattatattacatttaaaatcaggcaacgaaaaaaggcttccaaacactcactggcacataatgcaacaacatactcgtttaagacctgcatctgtactcttgtctcctcccttgccttctTTCTTGACCTCCCTTCCTCTAACGtcctccgtctctccaatccccatttgtcaagcccaacatcgatcgggttacgaatatcgcgctgtctagcaaactcacacatcttgTTTTTGtgacgaataggttgacgtagtcaggtccatatcccctcttccgtacaattacttgcctccccttcagttcatctaagaacttagcttgaccatcgtaacatttccacctgcattttctagtgctctgttcaaacaaaaattatatcatatatgtcttagcaaaagaaataaaatacgatttcatgtttaccacaaaatgaaccaacctcatcatagtcaaccatatggccgcaataatggtctattccaagctccgaagggactagaccgtagttggattaaacaccacattcgcacttgactagaggtgctttgtaaattaacctttctttattcttttcctttgcatttggtggctccggccattgattcttaggaccgtagagccactcgttgaaacgacacttcacaaATTCATAACGATACAAGATaatacattagtacacgcacacatatagggctaaacatttaaacagatatactttccacttacttcgtgtttgttcggacacacaaactccaacgtattctccgggtttatcacagctcgatctccgtatTCGCAcggaggaggttcctcgagtcatctaactgcggctaggtgcttctccttagccgtcattggtagggggttaggggggtggaacccactgcttgaagtgctcacgtggatgtctccctctacaccaatcgtcgaaaagaaaGTACCTAGAGTCAAACTTGTCTGTACCATCGATTCACTGAAAGAAAAGGCACCTCTAATGGTCCTAtacaacaagattccaacaaaatattagtagcctacttacacaaatgaagaaaaaaagatagtggaaacaattacttacattaaaacgactgtatGTGTAGAAGTAACacgccgctgtgtctggatgtctcgattgaaacacgtcggtcgGGAAACCATAGTCacaattagggacagggaggtcaggagggacgggggcatctttgctagatgcgtcggggtataattcttgaggacgaccccgttttcgtcaaaactcctccggatacatttcttgcatctaacaaaatggttgtaatttaacaaacaaaaatcaaaacatcacaaattaatgtcaatgagaaccatttgtattacaacaaataaaatataacctacactttggtgcaaactctattttagatgcaaacatgaaaactatataaaaactatagtttggtcagtaaaaaataaaatttggtacatcattaatgtgtccatatatttattcatatataaaagttgagatgcaaactcaaacaagcaaaatacatggtaatcataattctaactaaccaattaactttaacattggcaatcctaatcctaatccttcaatccaacgttctaacgaactcatattttcctccatgccctaactactcattcaaatcATTCGATCCACCGTGGAGGTCGAGGaggagcttcattaccttgacaaggctgaggaggagcTTCGGGGAAGGTAGGGAGGGGAACGCCAAGGGAGAGAAGTTCGGCGGCCGACCGTGGGGGAGCCGGGAGGCAATGACGCGGTGGTGCGGGCTAGGAGGCGTGTCGGCGGAGGTAGGGCGGCACGGAGGCGGCTGTTGTGCCCTGGCGACTGAAACAGAGAGGGAGGGACGGGACCTGGCTGCGGGCCTATATTAGGCTCTGCCACGCCCTGGACGATGGCGCGCCACTGCCGCGCCATGATGCGTGTCGCGTCACcgtcgcgccctgatcggtgtcGCGGCAGAGctggccacgtcaccggtcaggggCCCTGTTCGCTGCCACGTACGTAGCCTCGCCGCGCCCCATGCAGGGCGTGGCAGCGTTAAATCGCCGCGCTGTGCGAATATGCGCAGCtaaaagtgttagatttaaaaaaataaacagtgttagttttaaaattagttaaaaaaatgtgttaaaaataaaaaaatttcacCCCGGTTGGCGTGGCTACCCGCTGGCTTCTTCGTTCCCTCCTCAACCGTCTCCTTATAACCTGATCCCGTCCTCGTCTCGGCTAAGCTCCAGCTCTGTTCGAAGCAGCAGCAGCTTTTCTTGCACTGTTCCATATCGAAGAAAAAGGTAGCTAGAGCCCATGGCGACGGTGGCGACGACGACGTCGATAGGCAAGGTCGGGAAAAAGAGCGGCCTGATTTTAAGAACCCTGCAGCGGTGCAAGTCCGGGctgagcgccgccgccggcggctcaTCCGGCCggtcgccgtcgtcgccgccgggGTGCTTCTCGGTGTACGTGGGCCCCGAGCGGGAGCGGTTCGTGGTGCGCGCCGAGTGCGCCAACCACCCGCTGTTCCGGCGCCTCCTGGACGACGCGGAGCGCGAGTACGGGTACGCGGCGCAGGGCCCGCTCGCGCTGCCTGGCTGCGACGTCGACTCCTTCCTCGACGTGCTGTGGCAGATGGAGCGCGCCGACGCCGACGAAGaggtcgccgccgcctcctcgccgaTATGCGGCCTGCACAACGGCAGCAAGGGCCGCGCGGCCGGGTACAGGATGCTGAGCCCGCGGTCGTCGTTGCCGATGGTTGGCAGGCAGGAGGATCAGGTGAGAGCAtgcagaaagaaaagaaaagattaaTCGATCGAGCATGCATGAACTAAGATGATTAGCGAGCTAATGGTGCTATCGTATGAACTCTAGTAGTAGTTCTCTACCGCTATGTATGAATATGTGTTATTCATAGCAGAGACTCCTTGGCTTTCTGGTCATATAGTGTTATCGACtccctttctttctttctttcctcctttttTGAACTTAATACTCATTTTCAGTAGTTAGCTTTTAGATCTGCTCAAAAAAAGTTAGCGTTTAGCTAGGCTAACTGGCGACCTCAAAATATGTATGTGCATGTGCAAGTCCAGTTGGGTCGATCTACTCTGTCGATCGTGTATACAAAAATTTGCTCGTTGTTTTAGTTTCAAGTAATTAATTAATACAGGTTATTTTAGGTCAGTAGCTTGGTTTATTCTACTATCTCGAAAAACTTTTAACTCTGTAGTACCACGAAGAGAATCGACCTAGATCCTATTTAGATCGAAGGAGATAATAGTTAGCTGATAATAATTGTCTCCTTGATCCAAACATgtctagctaactattagctgaGTAGACAACTATTAATTATTTCACTAGTTGTTGGATCAAATTAGCTAAATAACAGCTAACATTTAGGACAATGCTACGGTATTTCCTTTACTTATTTTGAGGTAGTACCTTAAATAAATCTGAATCTTTGATTTTTTtagtatttttgaattaattaattaattaattaacctagaaaagaaaaaatacatcATCAATTCCTTACTTCAAGAGACAGAATCCAGCGCATGGTTCCTTCCTTTTCCGTGCACACGCCGCACGGCCCCTTCCTTTTGGCTCAACGTGAATAGCCTcctattttagtttttttttctaatgtATGTATGGATGAAGTTATTTTATATATTTTAGTTTGTTTTGATATTCTGTCTTATAAAATTGGTTATTTTTTATAATACTGAGTTATGTTAAAGCTGTACATCGACCATGTTACATACTCGGTTAAAAAAATACGTTCATAGATGGAAAGTTTTAACGGCTAACATGTTAATCGAGCCGATCTAAAACATGTTattgtttaattaaataaagttgTGTTATCCAGTAATAATAGCTTTTACAGAGAAAGTATACACCAAAAGATGTAGTCAACATGTTTCGGGGGAGGAGGGGTATGGTGGACAAAAGGTAATTAGAGTTTGTAATATTGTTCTCATAGTTTTCTATCTCTACCTCCTCCTTTCAAGTTTCTAAATTCATAGAAGGGCTCCatcaagccccccccccccccccccccccccccccccccccctccccccctcccGTCCTAGGTGTTGAATATGCCCCTTGAGGGAGAGGTCAGCTTTGCCTAGGCAATGTTGTGCCAAATGAAAGACAAGGTAGAGGACGCACCGATGGGCACTACCTGGAAGGGACCTAGCAACCAGGATAACACGATCGGAGATGAGAGCAAGTGTTAGAATTTGGTACCCTAGTTATATGTGCAGCAACCATCGGCTCTTTGAAAATATATTGCGAGTATGACACAAGTTTACATCGTATTAACAACGGCATAGACAAATCTCGTAGAAAACCCTAAATATGATGATGTTGAAGCAACTACGACAAGAGATTAGAATTTGGTAAAGTTGGTCGTGATTTCTATAAGCACAACTCCAAAATGAATACAAGTGATTATTGCTCTCACAACCCTACTTAACCCTCTAGGATCCACCGATTCTTGCCCTATACAAGAATCTATCACAATAGAATTGTCTCTTGAGCGCTCCTAATTGTTCATGACAAGTCTTAGATGAGACCCTTGTGTTATTAGCTTGGCTGATGCCTATGGCCTCCACCCTGTTTGAGCGCTCCTAGTCTAAGTAAACTTTGAATGACCGTAGCAGCAAAGACGAGTTTTGCCTTTGTCATTTGTTGTCCACACTGTTGTGTGAGTGTCTTCATGACCCGAGTTATCTAGGCAAGCAAGTGGCCTCACCCCTTGGAATATGAATGTGTGGGTGGGGGCAGGCAAATTATAATAGAGGAAATTAAAATAGAGAGAAAAGGTTGTTTGAAAGATATGGTAGGAGAATTTCTGCAGTCTTTTCTCATCTTTGAAAAGGTATTGTAGTTTTATCAATGCTAATTAAGACGACTGATTTGTCACGGCTCCAGCTGAACGACTGAAATAGTGGACGGAGCAGTAAATTATAAAGAATGTTCACAACCGTCTTTTTACGAGTGGCCAATGGTTTTTAGTATATTTATTAGGTAACTACCTACCATAGCCACTGGTGCAGGGGTCGGCGTAAAAACGTGTCGATGGGTCggacacacagcaagccaaaaaaggatctgcttgatggagcaaggctgaaGATCcatttggcttcaacgcagggctaGCCAATCATGCGAATTTCTCCCGAGGTGTGccggtcaatttgacctgcaattaataaggagagaagtaatttaaggtggaacatgccggtttttgCCTAGAtggttccaagtgtgccgcttcgggagcagctagacgggaaaatcgactaaatagccgatacgcgcagaaatcggctgttacgaacTGTAATACTTgtgggtagcgattgattttatgttgacaaatATAGTACGCGCACATGTAagtaagatcatcagctaggtagatattaccagtgtaaagtattgagccgatgaatctaacgagaaagcatatagcatgcgaacaaatcgactgtctagtacaaatagacctacaaacactctgaatctaatatgttactatcaatagtgaggttcgatcggatcgataacagctatgatgataataacaaactaaaaccaaagaatccataaaaccatctatacattgataggctttccgaaagacatgctatatgtgtgaaagctcaaaCGGATCGGCTGAAATAACCGATTCAGGtggaaaagggactacaacatgtgaacaatcgactatttaacatggacaaatctataaactcatcagacttaacctgctatctctaacagtggggttcgaccggatcgatggtagccgtgataaagacaacaaatcaaacctttaaagtaaacagatctattcacatttaacagaatcatagaGACATACTGTAGGCGTTAAAACATAGGTGATCGGCTATTTCGCCAATGTAGGCATAGAAAATAGTTAAGGTCATAGAATCATGGAGACATAccgtaggcgttaaagcataggtgaTCGGCTATTTCACCAATataggcatagcaaatagttaaggtcacGTCTGAtaagaacaaatctaccaactagcatcctccaatctaaattGCCATCAGTGGGGACCGACCATatcgttgcagccataatagcaaactatagactagatttaactagccagcaaacctcttcaagatcatacgtgccttaaccgcgtactatgcacgatcaagatcgaggtagaacagccgataaaacgtgacccgtcgctcaaagtaagaaatatcgtattgtaacaaagcaaacgacggactaaaaggatatgaggccgagctagatcgatctcgatcggacaaattgatgttgctaaaaactaataacaataagaacatcagcaaaactggtaacttaatgaatctacccgaag from Miscanthus floridulus cultivar M001 unplaced genomic scaffold, ASM1932011v1 fs_360_1_2, whole genome shotgun sequence carries:
- the LOC136531471 gene encoding auxin-responsive protein SAUR29-like; translated protein: MATVATTTSIGKVGKKSGLILRTLQRCKSGLSAAAGGSSGRSPSSPPGCFSVYVGPERERFVVRAECANHPLFRRLLDDAEREYGYAAQGPLALPGCDVDSFLDVLWQMERADADEEVAAASSPICGLHNGSKGRAAGYRMLSPRSSLPMVGRQEDQVRACRKKRKD